In Bacillota bacterium, the DNA window CGACCGGCCGCGGGTGCGGATCCGGAAGGCCGTCGGTCTCTTTCTGGCACTCGACGCACCGGGTGGATTCCGGGGCCACCCTGAGTCGCTCCGGATCGATCGGCCGGCCGCAGACGTCGCAGACTCCGTAAGTTCCTTCATCCAGTTTCTCGAGGGACCGCCCGATCCGGTCGAGGAAGACTTCCTCGTTGCCGATGAGACCGAAATCCTTCTCCCGCTCGAAAGTCTCCGTGCCGAGGTCGGCCGGGTGGTTGTCATACGACGACAGTTCCTGGACCGAGGACTGTTCGCCCTCATCGAAACTGCGATGGACGATGGTGTCGCGGATGCCCCGGAACTCGCGTTGTTGGTCGAGGAGGCGGCGCCGGACGGCCTCGGGATCGAAGGCCCCAGGCCCGGCCGCGGGCCGCTGATTTGGTCGGTCACCGTTCATGAACGTATCCCTCCGGTTGGTCGGTAGGCTTTGGTCTTGAGCCGCCCTTCACTGGCCGAGCTTGATGTTGACGATCCGGACCAGCTCGGCGATGAGGTTTCCAATATAGGGCAGCCTGGCCAGGAGCGGTCTCTGCAGAAGATAGAGGACGACCCCGGTGATCAGGGTGAAGCCCATGGCCACGCCAAACCCGCGGGCGACCCCGCCGATGAAGTTGACGTAGAGCAGCCTCCAGGGGTGCTGGAGGAGGTACACGTACTCCGCCAGCTTCATCTTCTCCATGCTCTCGGAGAGCTTCTCGACCTTCCGGATGAGCCGCTCGACCAGTCCGTTGTCGATCTGGGCCATGGGTTGCCTCCCGCCCCGTGCGGTCGCAAGACAAGGCTATTATGCCCGTCGGACGGAAGGACGGCAAAAGCCGGCCCCCAACCGGGCCGGCTGCAACGAACTTTCCTGGCCTTCATATCGGCGCCGAACGCGCCCGTCAGACCTCGACCACCGTCCCGGCTTCTCCCCGGGCCGCGCGGTCGGCCTCGGCCAGGGCTCCGATGACCGCCCGGCGACGGCTCCCGCCCCCGCCGGCCGACTCCACGAAGCGCAGGGCCGCCTCGACCTTCGGCTTCATGCTCCCCGCCTTGAAGTGACCCTCGACCAGGTAGGCCCGACCCTCGGCCGGCGTCATCCGACGAAGAAACCGCTGAGCAGGCCGGCCGTAGTCAACGGCCACCCCGGACACGTCGGTGAGGATCAAGAGCACGTCGGCGTCGAGGTCGGCGGCCAGGCGCATGGCCGCCAGATCCTTGTCGATGACCGCTTCGACCCCCTCGAGCCGGCCATCCCGCAGGGTCACCGGGATGCCGCCACCGCCCGAGGCGATGACCAGGGCCCCCGAGGCGACCAGCGCCTTGATGGCCGGACCTTCGACGATGGCCTTGGGTTCGGGAGACGGCACGACCCTGCGCCAGCCGCGCCCGGCGTCCTCGATCATCTTGAAATCGTGTTCGGCCATCAGTCGCTGGGCCCTTTTCTCGGTATAGAACGGACCTATGGGCTTTGACGGGTTCTGAAAGGCCGGGTCGGTCGCGTCCACCAGGGTCTGGGTGACCAGGGCGACGACCGGCCGGTCCACCCCGGCTTCCCGCAGCTTGTTGCCCAGGGCCTGTTGGATCATGTAACCGATGAAGCCCTGGCTCTCCGCGCCGCAGGCGTCGAGAGGCATGGCCGGGGCGACCTTGGCGGCCTCCTCGTTCTGGATCAGGATGTTGCCCACCTGCGGGCCGTTGCCGTGAGTCATGACCACCTTGTAGCCTTGACGGAGGAGTCCGACGATCGGGTCACAGGAGGCGTAGACGCCCTCCATCTGTTGACCGAAGGTTCCCTCCTGCCCGGCCTGAAGGATGGCATTCCCGCCCAGGGCGACGACGATCAGGTGGCTCAATCATCAATCCTCCCCCACTCAGCCATAGCGCTAATAGCGCTATGAGATCTTCCCCGGTGTGTGGCGGCGACGCTTCGGCCCGCGGAGGGACTTCTTCTTGCGGGCGCCGAAGGGGCGCTTGGCCGCATCGGCCGACCCCTCGGCCGTTTGCTCCTGGCCGTCATCCGAGGGGTGGAGACGGGACAGTCTCTCGCCGGTCAGGATCGTCGGCGGGGCGGTCTCAGCGGGCTGGGCGGCCCATGGGCGCTCGGGTTCGCCGGCGGCCTCGAACTCCTCATGGACGCTGGGCCGGGTTGCCCCGTTCTCAGGGCCATCCCAGGACCCGATGGTCTCCCAGGTCACGCCGGCCTCTTCGGCGGGCGCGGCGGGCGCTCCGGGCTTGGCCGGCGCGGCGGGCTTGGCCGGCGCGGCGGGCTCGACTGGCGCGGCGGGCTCGACTGGCACGGCGGGCTTGGCCGGCGCGGCGGGCTTGGCCGGCGCAGCCTCGCGGATCCGCCGCGGTTCCTCGCGGCTAGCGAGGTGGTCGGCAACTGTCTCTTCAGGAATCCCGATGGAAGCGGGCTCTTCGATCGGCTCGGTGGTCTCCCTGGCCGCTTCCCAACGGCCCTCGCCGGGCCCCAGCGGCACGGCGGGCCGCCATGGCCGGTCATCCGGCTGCTTCTTGTCCGGCCGGGGCTGGGTCCGTCCTTCGGGCCGCGGCCCCCGGCTCGGTCGCTCGACCTGGGCCTCGCGCCGTTCTTCGCTCGGCTCACCACCGCGGGATCGCCGGCGGCGACGCGATCCTTCACCCGGGCGCCCCGCCGCCTGACCCTGGCCGCGGGCCTGAGCCTGTCCTTGCGCCGGGCCGCGGGCCGGACCCTGGGCCTGAGCCCGCGGGCCCTCGGCCGTCTTGGCCACCGCTACCTGGCTCTTGACCGCCGAGGCCAGGGACCCGACGTAGACTCGGGGGACCCGCTCCGCCACAATGACTCGTTTGGCCGATAAGGTGGCGACGTCGCCGGCTTCCACGCCCGGGATCCTGGTGACATCGACCGTGCTGGTCTGCATGCCCACTCTTCCGACGACCGGGGCTTCTTTGCCCTTGATGATCACCTCGGCCCCGAAGCGGGCCGATCCCAGGTACTGCAGGACCTCGCGGGCCAGTGACCGTCCCAACTGCCCGAGATTGGCCGGGCGCTTGACCGGGCAGACCCGGAACCCCTCGGCCAGCCCCACCGGCAGGACGGCGACGACCATCTCCCGGCGGGCCACGTAGTCTCGGCCGTAGCCGATGGTCTCACCGCGCCTGACGGCCTTGGTATGGACCACCCGGGCCTTCCACGACCAAGCGGGCCGCAGGTCCAGCTTGACCGCGGGGACCCCGACCGGGCATTCGCCGTACATCAAGTTGCCCACCCGAACTAGGTCCATCCGGCTGTCGGGGAGGGTCACCAAGGCCTCGCTATTGGCCATGTGCTTGAGGGGGATCTTCACCCCGTCGGCCTCGATCCGGGCCACCGCCTCATGGAAGGCGGCCAACTGTCGCCGGGCATAGCTGAGGTCGGCTTGGAAGGCGTTGGCGAAGTGACTGTAAACGCCCTCGACCTCGAGCCACTCCAGGTCCCTGAGGTGGGCGACGAACTCCGGGGCCTCCTCGAAGCGCACGCCCAGGCGTCCCAGGCCGGTGTCAATCTTCACGTGGACCCTCGTCCTCTTCTTCAGGCGCCGAGAAAGCTCGTCCAATTCTCGGGCGACGGCCATCGAACCGACCGTCGGGGTCAGGTTCTGCCGGATCACTGCGGCCGATTCCTCGGGCAGGATCGCCCCCATCACCAGGATGGGCGCTCGGATGCCGCCCCGGCGGAGTTCGGCGCCTTCCTCGACCGTGGTCACCCCGATCCAGCCGGCTCCGGCCCTTAGAGCCGTGCGGGAGACGGCTAGGGCGCCGTGTCCGTAGGCGTTGGCCTTGACCACGGCCATCATCGCCACTCTCGGGCCGACCAGCTTCCTGACTTCTCCTAGATTGTGGGCCAGGCTATCGAGATCGACTTCCACCCAGGTCGGCCCGCGCATGGTGCCGACCGTGGCCGCCCTTGCCTCTGGCCCGCGGCCGCTCTGCACTAGCATCACTCCTTATTGCCTCCAGTAGCCCGCCGTCGGAGACCCGCGATCTTTGATCGGGTGCGGCGGTAAAGCGGCTCACCCCAGTTCCACATCCAGTAAACGAGGGGTGAGAAAACCAGGTCGTACTCACCAATGAATTCGGTGAACTGGCCGGAAAAGCCTTTTTTGAAACGATACAGCCCGTAAAGCGGGTTGTTCGGGTCGAGGTCCCCCGAGACCCCCCGGAAGTCATACATGACACAGCCCGATTCCTTGGCCCAGCGGATCATCTCCCACTGGAGAGCGTAGTTGGGCATGACCTCGCGGGCGTCGTTGGCCGAGGCCCCATAGATGTACCAGGCCTTATCCCCGAAGATGAAGGCCAGGGTCCCGGCGATCATCCGGCCCTCGAGCTCGGCCACGAAGAGCCGGGCCAAGCCCCGTTCCACGAGGTGGTCCCAGAGGTCGGTGAAGTAGTCAAAGGACCGGACCAGGAAACGGTCGCGTCTCGCCGTCTCCAGCAGGATCCGGTAGAACTCGGGCAGGTCGGCCCTGACGGCCACCCGGACGGCGACCCCCTTGCGCCCGGCCAACCTGATGTTGTAACGGGTCTTCGAGGCGAAGTCGGCGAAGAGGTCGTCGAGGGACTTCTCCAGGGCCAGCCGGAAGACGAAGCGCGGCTGGACGCCCTCGAAGTCGGCCCCCCGATCGTTGAGGCCGAACCCCCGGCTCTTCAAGTGGTCCCGGACGTCCTGGCGGTGGG includes these proteins:
- a CDS encoding TraR/DksA C4-type zinc finger protein gives rise to the protein MNGDRPNQRPAAGPGAFDPEAVRRRLLDQQREFRGIRDTIVHRSFDEGEQSSVQELSSYDNHPADLGTETFEREKDFGLIGNEEVFLDRIGRSLEKLDEGTYGVCDVCGRPIDPERLRVAPESTRCVECQKETDGLPDPHPRPVEEDVLYPPFGRSWTGDKDGVAFDGEDTWQAVARYGTASGPQDTPGRDLTGNVFGDAEEPDGTVEEAEGLVDEKGEPILDARRRGLVRPPGSKLED
- a CDS encoding DUF5665 domain-containing protein, which translates into the protein MAQIDNGLVERLIRKVEKLSESMEKMKLAEYVYLLQHPWRLLYVNFIGGVARGFGVAMGFTLITGVVLYLLQRPLLARLPYIGNLIAELVRIVNIKLGQ
- the arcC gene encoding carbamate kinase, which codes for MSHLIVVALGGNAILQAGQEGTFGQQMEGVYASCDPIVGLLRQGYKVVMTHGNGPQVGNILIQNEEAAKVAPAMPLDACGAESQGFIGYMIQQALGNKLREAGVDRPVVALVTQTLVDATDPAFQNPSKPIGPFYTEKRAQRLMAEHDFKMIEDAGRGWRRVVPSPEPKAIVEGPAIKALVASGALVIASGGGGIPVTLRDGRLEGVEAVIDKDLAAMRLAADLDADVLLILTDVSGVAVDYGRPAQRFLRRMTPAEGRAYLVEGHFKAGSMKPKVEAALRFVESAGGGGSRRRAVIGALAEADRAARGEAGTVVEV
- the alr gene encoding alanine racemase — encoded protein: MLVQSGRGPEARAATVGTMRGPTWVEVDLDSLAHNLGEVRKLVGPRVAMMAVVKANAYGHGALAVSRTALRAGAGWIGVTTVEEGAELRRGGIRAPILVMGAILPEESAAVIRQNLTPTVGSMAVARELDELSRRLKKRTRVHVKIDTGLGRLGVRFEEAPEFVAHLRDLEWLEVEGVYSHFANAFQADLSYARRQLAAFHEAVARIEADGVKIPLKHMANSEALVTLPDSRMDLVRVGNLMYGECPVGVPAVKLDLRPAWSWKARVVHTKAVRRGETIGYGRDYVARREMVVAVLPVGLAEGFRVCPVKRPANLGQLGRSLAREVLQYLGSARFGAEVIIKGKEAPVVGRVGMQTSTVDVTRIPGVEAGDVATLSAKRVIVAERVPRVYVGSLASAVKSQVAVAKTAEGPRAQAQGPARGPAQGQAQARGQGQAAGRPGEGSRRRRRSRGGEPSEERREAQVERPSRGPRPEGRTQPRPDKKQPDDRPWRPAVPLGPGEGRWEAARETTEPIEEPASIGIPEETVADHLASREEPRRIREAAPAKPAAPAKPAVPVEPAAPVEPAAPAKPAAPAKPGAPAAPAEEAGVTWETIGSWDGPENGATRPSVHEEFEAAGEPERPWAAQPAETAPPTILTGERLSRLHPSDDGQEQTAEGSADAAKRPFGARKKKSLRGPKRRRHTPGKIS
- a CDS encoding peptidoglycan bridge formation glycyltransferase FemA/FemB family protein, with translation MHDRYDEYVAHAQKGHILQSYEWGEIKAKTGWTPIRLLVEDRSGPRGAVSILRRDLPYVGRTIFYSPRGPVLDYRDTEAFDCLITQVRRLAPENRAIMWKIDPDVEAHRQDVRDHLKSRGFGLNDRGADFEGVQPRFVFRLALEKSLDDLFADFASKTRYNIRLAGRKGVAVRVAVRADLPEFYRILLETARRDRFLVRSFDYFTDLWDHLVERGLARLFVAELEGRMIAGTLAFIFGDKAWYIYGASANDAREVMPNYALQWEMIRWAKESGCVMYDFRGVSGDLDPNNPLYGLYRFKKGFSGQFTEFIGEYDLVFSPLVYWMWNWGEPLYRRTRSKIAGLRRRATGGNKE